Below is a genomic region from Dryobates pubescens isolate bDryPub1 chromosome 1, bDryPub1.pri, whole genome shotgun sequence.
TCTGCATCTCCCTCTCGCTGCACAGCTGAGATACTCTGAGAGACAGGCTGTAGGTGACAATTCTTCTCTCCTTCACCCCACAGATGTTCACAGAATGCCTCCAGCCCTCCGGCCGGGCAgagatcatcctcatggccatcGCGGCCATGGAGCCCACAAGCGGCTACAATGTCAGCGTGGCTGCCCACATGGTCAGCAGCCTTGTGGTGGACTCTTCCTTCCTGCCAGGAACGGTGAGTAGCCCATGGGTGGCAtggctgcttccccaggggaccactccttgccctgctctgctcctggccggCACTGACACCGGCTCGAGCCTGCATACTGCAATGGCAACAGAAGCAGCTCccagtgggagctgtgggaaCAGCCATGCTCACCCTGCTGGCGTCTCCACTCCCACCCCTGTCTCCCCTCCAGGTGAGGAAGATTGTGAGTGCCATCTACAGAAAGCTGCCTTCCATCAAGGCACTGGTAGCCCTCAAGAGCCtggacagagccctgctggcgCTGATGGACCAAGACCCCAGAGCGGTGGTGGCCACTCTCTTGCACTTCTCACAAAGGAGCAGCAGGTATGGGCCTCAGCAGCCTTTGGGGCTTCTCTCCCACTGGCAGTGGGGCCCCGAGACCATCCTGAGGGACTTCGGCCTGGCCACCCTTCacggtgtccctgctgacagagcCCTGTGTCCCTTCAGGGCTGCCAGCACTATGTGGAACGTGGTGCTCTCCAAGCCCCAGACCAGggagaaggtgctgcaggagctggtcaGAGTGATGATGGACAGGTCGCAGCGCAAGACCTGCATCGAGACCGACCCACGCCTCTTCTGCATGGCTGTGAGTTGCTGCGTGCGGCCTTGCTGAccttccagggctgctctcagctgtccAGGCCCCCTaactgccctcccctgcccaccccaggccCTGACCTCCCCCGGGCTGCAGCAATATCCTCTTGTCTGGGTGTTTTCTGCAGGCCATCAAGATCGTAGGCAAGATTGTCCTGCAGCCCGCCTGCCAGCAGGAGGTGAAGGCAATTTTCCCCCAGCTTTTCCTGGCACTGCTTTTCCAAGTGTCATTCACCACTGAGCTGATGCCTGCGGAGGTGCTGATGTGGTGGGACAACCAACAGGAGCAGTGCACTCCTATCaggtgctccatccctgtcCTCTCAGCCCTGACAGCCACTCCCAGCCAGTCCAGGGGGCCAGGTGGGAGCTAAGCGTTTCTCCTTGTGCAGGTCTGCCGTGCAGTCCATGagagtgctgctctgcagcatgggCTTGGAGAGCCAGGTGCTGGCCATCCAGGAACAGGGGGGCTGGGACGCCCTGCTCAGAGCCAAGACCCACCTCATGGGAGTGCGCATCGTGGCCAGGTCAGAGCCTCTTCTCCCCGCTCCTGGGGGACCGGGCAGCCCACGCTGCCATCCCCTGCCTTGAGGCTGATGGCAGGGCAATGCCCATTGCTCAgagtggtgctgcaggctggagatgtCCAGACTGGTGCACATCCCAAAGAGATCTACCTGCCcaatctcctcctttcctctgccagggagatgatggagaTGCCAACGCTCCTGCGCTCCACCTTCTTCTGCCAGCTGGCAGAGATCCTCAGCGGGAAGGACCCGAGCTGTGAGATGATTGCCATGGTCTTCTTCATTGAGGTGAGCCTGATGGCATTGGTTGCAAGCTGCATCTGACACAGCTCTCCCAGACCCAGTGCTGTGGGGCATGGGGGCTCTGTGCAGTTCCTGcagtctccatctggacttggTCTTGCCCTTGGTGTCCTTGGCCTGAGCTGACGcttggagccagcagggcacctTGCCACAGCTGCCACTCTGTGTGTTTCAGACAGTGGAGTGCTCTGactgtgaggaggagctgcaacGTGCCCTGAAAATCCTGGCCATGTatctgcagagccagtgcctgGGGAtgcccagcctggtgctcagAGCCATCCTCAGGCTCACCCAGAGGCCCGACACAGTGAGTAGGGGTCAGGCGGGACAGCAGCCCCGAGCCGAGCGGTGGCAGCCACAGGGCTAGCAAGGAGCGGgccttgctgctcctcctcctcctcctccgtgccctgctcctgcattgGCCGCCCTGGTGAGCCAGGTCTGGCGGGGCCTTGCCCTCCATAACCCGCGCTGTCTGCCAAGCACTACGTGCAGAGGGTTTGTGCCCCTGCCACGGGTCGCTGCTTCACTGAAGGAGGTGGCATGTCTCACACAGGCAAGGAAAACCCTCGTCCTGCTGCCACTCGTCCTGGAGCGGCTGCGGGATGACGACGGCGCCAGCAGCGCCGCAGCCCTGCCCGTGCTCGCCGCCATGCTGCGGCTGCTTGAGGGGAGGAGGCTCAACCTCGccgccctggagctggctgacaaGCTCTGGCCCCTCTTTGGCAACGTAAGTCTGaggagagccctgtgccccctcaccGGGCACTTCCATTCGTGTctcccaccacagctcctgtgctctgccccacagcccccacaccctagtgctgccctcagctgcatCCCAAACGCCCCACATGGACTCAGCCCACTTTGGCGTCAGGGACGCTGGTggcaggccagcagcacctccctcccttttgcagcagggctgcctgtggctgctttggggatgtccagctctgtgccagccccttcctccccatCAGACTGGGCCTGagatcctcctcccctcctcccccaggagTCGGACACTGTGCGGGAGCTCTCCATCCGTCTCTTCCGAGATGCGATGAGGCTCGTGGCGCgccaagggaaggaaaagatgaagaagGTGGTGTGCAacagcctgctgccactgctcttcCACCTGCACGACGAGAgcaagagtgtggcccaggTGGGATTCCCAACCCAGCTGCTCCTTTAGCCAGGGCAGTCCTGACACTGGACCCTTCAAACGCGTGTCACCGTGAGGTCTAGCTTGCTGCATCTGCAGCACCGGGCAGAGTCCCCTCTCCTTGCCCCCTGCTTCATTtgtcctccctctgcctcccttcaCACAGCCCCTGGCATGGGTCCTTGAAGCCCCAGGAACTGAGCTGTGGATCTAAGGGAGCCTGGGGACACCAGGGCCAAAATGTTAAAGCCCTAACTGGCTTCCAGTCAGAGAGAGTTGCtgcccttttcttcctctggggTGCTGAACTTGGTGGCAGCATCAGTCCCCAGCCGGTGCATCTTCCCCAGATGGCCCAGGACAGGCGGCTCTGAGCCCTGCCAAGAGAGGGGGCACCGGGTCCTGTGCCCCTGCTAATGGTGGTggcatctctgctgctctccaggcctcCCAGGAAGCTCTCCGCAGCGCTGGCCACTTCCTGAACTGGaggaggctggcacagctggctgggaCTCAGCAGGCATGGAGCATCCGCGAGCGCTTGGTAAGCACAGTCCCAAAGACCCTGGGATCTTCCCTGGGcaagccctgccaccagcacggcATCCGCATTCCTGAGGagtcctctgctccttctcaaccccagtgccacctggcaggcagctgggctggggaaactGACCTGACTGTCggggcagctctgtgcaaaCCCTGCACCCTACTCCTGTCTGCAGCTGTCCAAGAACAGGAGCAGGGCCAAGGACTACCTGCACCAGAGCCAGAGCTACCTGCGGAACCCTCAGGAGGCCCTGCggctggaggctgtgaggtTCATTGGTGAGCCACAATCCCCAGggtccctcccccctctcccagcaTCCCTGTGTTCTGCCACAGACCCTCTGGGGCACCCCTtcaccccctcccagccctgcctgcacagttGGGGCTGGCAGCAATCTCATCCATCCCTCCCCGGTGCTGCCCTCGGGGGTcagccctccccagggagctgtgtggctctATGGGCTGGCTGGTGGGGTCCCCAGTGGACCACGGGGTCCCTGACAGGCAGGGGGGTCCCTGACCTGTTTTGTCCCCTCAGGCCTCATCGGAAGACTGATGGATGAACGGGAGGACATGGAGCATGTCAGAGAGGGTGAGtgagggcggtggggatgaggAAGCGCCCTGGCACAGAGATCCGCTCTAGCCGGGCTAAGGGAGGGTCAGCTCCCATCTGGCCTCTGCGGGGAGCGTGTGTTTCTGGAGGGGGCTATTCTTGACCAgaagcctccagcccagccacctGTCCCCTGGCTCCCTCTTGGCCCAGGGAATCCTGGGCTGCAACGTGCAGTTCCTGGTGGGGACACAGGGTTGCCACCACACCTCTGACGCTTTGCTCCCACAGTCCTTGAAGATGCGAGGAGAGATGACAGCCCCCTGGTCTCCTCCCTGCTGACTCAGACCATCCTTATCCTTGGACAAAGAAGGGTGACACGGACATCCTAGTTAGAATGTGCTGCAGAGGGCATGGAGAATGCAAAACGTGGTGCCTAGCAAGTTCGGAAGCccaaaagctgctttccaggagaCTCTTCTCGGTAAGCAGTGAGTTGCTGCGTGAGGCCTTGCTGAccttccagggctgctctcagctgtccAGGCCCCCTACTGCCCACCCCAGGCCCTGACCTCCCCCGGGCTGCAGCAATATCCTCTTGTCTGGGTGTTTTCTGCAGGCCATCAAGATCGTAGGCAAGATCGTCCTGCAGCCCGCCTGCCAGCAGGAGGTGAAGGCAATTTTCCCCCAGCTTTTCCTGGCACTGCTTTTCCAAGTGTCATTCACCGTGGAGCTGATGCTATTCGAGGTGCTGATGTGGTGGGACAAACAACAGAAGCAGTTCACTCCTAACaggtgctccatccctgtcctggccctgctggagaCTGAGCTTGGACCCCACAATGTCCGCAGGTCCCTTGGCCAGCCGGAGGCTCTGTGGTGGGTATcacccttcctgccatggggctTGGCACCCCTGAGTGCTGGGTGGGGGTAACgtggcctctgccagccctgcaagaGCTTGCTGGCTTGAaagaacctgccctgctccaccctGTCTCATCTTGCTGTGCTTCctagtggctgctgcaggaggagcccaTTGACTGCCTGGACACCGCGGTGCGGCAGCAAGCCATGCTGGCCATGGCCACCATGAGGTACTTGCCACaggccccagcctgtcctccccCCAGTTCCAGGTGGCCCTCACAGCACCCCTAGGGTTCACACCCAGGGTCTGGCCCCTCCTTGCTGAGTCTGAAGAGCAtctctctgtccctgcagtAGAGCCAGGCTGCTTCAGCAAGACAAGTACAGCATCCTGCAGGCCTGCTTCAAGAGCGTCTTCAGCCTGCCTCCACAGCACAGCCGGGGCTCTGCGGCTTTCCTCTACTCCAAGGTGTGCCATGGGGGGAAACATGGGgacctcctctgccccaaggCCCCTTTCTGGACACCACGGAGCCACGGCTGACCCCCCCAGCCTTCCAGGGCTGTCCTCAAGACTTTTTACCCCTTGCAGACCCTGTCTGCGATGGACAGCATGTTGCAGGCACTGGTCTGCAGCGCTGGCACCCTTGGCGGCGTGGAGCTGCAGAACATCTTGAAGGTCAGGCCTTGGGACAGGGGCCCCACAGGGAGTGACCACTGGCTTGAATGGTGTGGGTCTCCCCCTCCCAGTAGCACTTGGTACacggctgggggcagggggccacAGGCCATATCCCAGAGCCCTCAAGCGAGGGAGGGAGTCACCCCGTAAGTCTTGGGGTCCCTTTGGTGGGGGCAGAGAGACATATTTTGAAGGGAACTGGAAGgcaacagaggcagcagcaggagcaggatgggatgatctgcctgctggagccagtTGCTGCAAAGAGCAAGGACACGAGCACCAtgccagccactgcccctcagcaAGTCTGGTCATGCCATTATGTGCCATGCCACCTTCCTGGCACCCCAGAAGCTTTTCTcttcccaggtgctgctgccctacacctgttcccagctgccagaggtgCAGAAGAGAGCCATGGCACAGATCGCTAGGCTGCTCAACTTCATCAACAACTCCTCAGGGCTGGAGGTACTGAGTTCCTGCTCTGGGCATCCCCCGTGCCCTAGCCCTGTGCCTCTGAGCTCCAGGACACTCAAGGGAagctgggcacacaggcagcagctgtttgGGGGCTGGGGCCttgtccctgcccctgtcctgTCATGTTCTCTCCCAGGgcatggcagggcagagcaggactgccccaggcacaggcagaagcctggctctggcagccctgacgtgctctgggctgctgccccGCTGCTCTGGGACTAGCTGGGACTTCCTTTCTGCCCAGGCTCCACTTCTGCccatcctctctctcttcccccagaTCTGCCCCTGTTTTGCTCAGAGGAAGATCCTCAGGCATGAGTGCCCCAAGATCCAGAAGTTTGGTCTGCTGGGGAAGCTGGTGGGGCAGCTCACCCTCTCCTGCACCTGCAAGGACAAGGAGACCTCCTGcgaggctgcagaagctctcTATGAACTGCACATCTTCGTCCTGCAGCAGACAAGTAAGAGAAGCTGtgttgggatgggctgccccaggacattgcagccaggGCTCACTCTCcttggagagagggagaaagcctGATGCAGCCTCaacagccattgcccctggcccctgcccacagcagtccTGGGCCCTCCCTGGCTATCTGCTCCCCAGACCTGTCCGGGTGCTCTCTTGCTTTGCCAGTGACTTTTCTGTCCAAccatctcaggctgcacctCCCACCCCGCACTCCCTTTCTGAGCACCCCACttttgctgcttcccaggcaAGGTGGAGTGGATGGATTAcagtgggcagctgcagcctctggtggGCTCACAGAAGCAGTCTTGGATGTTCTTCAGGGAGTATCGTGCCAGGAGACTCTTCTCGGTAAGCAGTGCCCCCGGCTCCTGGCCAGGGTGCCAGTGTGGCTGAAGGGACACCTGAGGTGTGGGGCTGAAGAGGGCTCTcgctgctcctcagcaagggGCTAGGCAAAGGCCCCCAGCGAGCTCCTGTTTCCCTCAGGACCCTGAGCCCTGCCATGAAGATGGTggtgagaagaaagagaagaaggaagaggacaCTTCTGAAGCCTTCAGATCCACTTTGGAAGCCCTGAAAACCGCTTTCTGGCAGAAtttcccaacccccccacccccatcataGAATAAATTTGTTTTAAGAGACCTTGAAGTTCCTGCAGTCTAACCAttgtctaactctaccaagtctgctgctaaacctcAGCACCTCATTGttgcatctttgaaacacctccgggcatgggaattcaaccacctccctgaggagccagtTTCAGCCTTTGGTAACTGTTCTGGTGATGAGATGTCTTCTAATATCcgatctaaacctcccttggcacaacttgaggccatttcctcttgtcctgtcacttgttaactgtggagaagagaccaacccccacctcactacaacctcctcttttcagggagttgtagagaaccctcagcctcctttcctccagactgaacaccccccattccctcagccactcctcgtaagaactttctccagacccttcatcagcttgaTTGGTCCATTTAaatgaaagagtgattgcccattggaatgggctgcccagggaggtggtggagtcgccatcactggaggtttttaggagaagacttgatggggtgcttggtgccgtgggttagttgtttgggcggtgttggattggttgatgggttggacgcgatgatcttgaaggtctcttccaacctggtttattctatgtattctatgtatgtatttttgcacctgctccagaggagaaagttcttcccagagagagttgttaggcattggaatgtgctgcccagggaggtggtggagttgccatccctggaggtgttcaagagggcattggatgtggcacttggtgccgtggtttactcatgaggtctgtggtgacgggttggacttggtgatctttgaggtctcttccaaccctggtgattctgtgattctgtgtgagtctGTCATTCTTGTGGTGAGGGCCTCAAAACTGAACTGTGTACTCCAggcagtgatggaaagtttaaacggAAAAGGAATTGATATTCCACaaagaaactacaaagcatagtggtagagatatcccaaagcacacagaattCCCTTGCACCACACCCCAAAAGTCTCaggcttcccttctccccacccgagggtgcacccaaaacccccaggcctctttcttcctcccccactgctaggccagtctcaggctggccaggcctgagcctGCCCCCCCGCTTCTTATactggcattaggcctaagcAGGCCTAGAGGCCTGAGGTGCTCCCCTCCCATTGCccggcagggagcagagagggaaggaagagcaagaggatgactttgcagatggagttGTAGGGTGCAGAATCGCGGGGTAGAAAGATGCAGCTTCCTCTGTCCACCTACTGGCCTGGACACccgggacactggaggtgtaacttaGGTGGCGGCCCAggaagcacccagcctgaactgccacaccAGTGATGAGTCCCAGGGGATGacgacttccctgcttctgcttgtcACACTGTTGcccatgcaggccaggatgctgttggttgtcttggccacctgggctgccTCATATTCAGGTGCTTTTGACCCAACACCCTCAGTGCTTTCTCTGtagggcagctttccagccaccatTCCCCGTGCCTGGGGTGGtgttgtgatccaagtgcaggacccagcccttggcctagCTTAGTATCGTACATctggccttggcccattgacccagcctgtccaggtccctttgcagagccttcctcaaGCAGAACAagactccctcccagcctctccttccacTTCTACACCATCATCCCCTATAACTTTGCCCAGGCACAAACAACCCCCCACGCCaactcccttgtcctgctgcatgCCAAGAAGGTGACACCCCTCTGCAAGAGGGCatctgtggggcagggaggtgctggcaggaggCCACACTTGTCCTGCTCCCCCTGGCACGGTGCCCCTTGCGCCACAGTGCCCCATGATAGTGTGAGAAACACCCTACTCACAAATAACAGAAAGGAAGACAAAGTCTTTGAATCAGAACTACAAAGTATGTATAGTAAGCCAAAACCCAGACCAACAACCAAATCAGCTGACTCAGGTGTGTCTGGAGAGAGAGGCACATAAACCCCGGGGGTTCCCTGTATAGGGGGCAGCCAGGACAGCAGCCCcgagcagagcagtggcagccaCAGGGCTCGCAAGGAGTGGGCgttgctcctcctcctcctcctcctcctccgtgccctgctccttgccacAGCTGCCACTCTGTGTGTTTCAGACAGTGGAGTGCTCTGactgtgaggaggagctgcaacGTGCCCTGAAAATCCTGGCCATgtctctgcagagccagtgcctgGGGAtgcccagcctggtgctcagAGCCATCCTCAGGCTCACCCAGAGGCCCGACACAGTGAGTAGGGGTCAGGCGGGACAGCAGCCCCGAGCCGAGCGGTGGCAGCCACAGGGCTAGCAAGGAGCGGgccttgctgctcctcctcctcctcctcctccgtgccctgctcctgcattgGCCGCCCTGGTGAGCCAGGTCTGGCGGGGCCTTGCCCTCCATAACCCGCGCTGTCTGCCAAGCACTACGTGCAGAGGGTTTGTGCCCCTGCCACGGGTCGCTGCTTCACTGAAGGAGGTGGCATGTCTCACACAGGCAAGGAAAACCCTCGTCCTGCTGCCACTCGTCCTGGAGCGGCTGCGGGAT
It encodes:
- the LOC128899449 gene encoding maestro heat-like repeat-containing protein family member 6; this encodes MPAEVLMWWDNQQEQCTPIRSAVQSMRVLLCSMGLESQVLAIQEQGGWDALLRAKTHLMGVRIVAREMMEMPTLLRSTFFCQLAEILSGKDPSCEMIAMVFFIETVECSDCEEELQRALKILAMYLQSQCLGMPSLVLRAILRLTQRPDTARKTLVLLPLVLERLRDDDGASSAAALPVLAAMLRLLEGRRLNLAALELADKLWPLFGNESDTVRELSIRLFRDAMRLVARQGKEKMKKVVCNSLLPLLFHLHDESKSVAQHQSPAGASSPDGPGQAALSPAKRGGTGSCAPANGGGISAALQASQEALRSAGHFLNWRRLAQLAGTQQAWSIRERLLSKNRSRAKDYLHQSQSYLRNPQEALRLEAVRFIGLIGRLMDEREDMEHVREVLEDARRDDSPLVSSLLTQTILILGQRRAIKIVGKIVLQPACQQEVKAIFPQLFLALLFQVSFTVELMLFEVLMWWDKQQKQFTPNRCSIPVLALLETELGPHNVRRSLGQPEALWWWLLQEEPIDCLDTAVRQQAMLAMATMSLKSISLSLQ